Proteins encoded by one window of Sulfolobales archaeon:
- a CDS encoding glycosyltransferase family 2 protein: MISIEIPVVHGKYLNEVFESIRSQTYQDFEVIITNSGGEEISDLIKQYGFKEVKAITRLLNARYLAHLESKGEYALILDETRVLRRDALSILSTLNHDMVIIGEQEIGNTFWLRLANLDKENIVECNSIDTVKWFALPRFFRREILDKAFSRLKENLKDKFDKIVFPDHVLIYYEARKESDDVFLLKDRLIFHYGDATLFQIIKKYHRYGKSLKMLRGTPYHNFVTINKTKRNICLGNKLLLYLLYLARGIPFLIGYLFI, encoded by the coding sequence ATGATATCCATAGAAATACCAGTTGTCCATGGAAAATATTTGAATGAAGTATTTGAGTCGATAAGGAGTCAAACCTATCAAGACTTTGAGGTAATAATAACCAACTCTGGAGGTGAGGAAATTTCTGACCTAATAAAACAATATGGCTTCAAAGAAGTTAAGGCTATAACTCGATTACTTAACGCTAGGTATTTAGCGCATTTAGAGTCAAAGGGAGAATACGCTTTAATATTAGACGAAACTAGGGTACTGAGAAGAGATGCATTAAGCATCTTGTCTACATTAAACCACGATATGGTGATAATAGGAGAGCAGGAGATAGGGAATACGTTTTGGTTAAGATTAGCCAATTTAGATAAAGAAAATATCGTAGAATGTAACAGTATAGATACTGTAAAATGGTTCGCACTTCCTAGGTTTTTCAGAAGAGAAATATTAGATAAAGCTTTCAGTAGACTGAAGGAAAATCTAAAAGATAAATTTGATAAAATAGTTTTTCCAGATCACGTATTAATATACTACGAGGCAAGAAAAGAGAGCGATGATGTTTTTCTGCTTAAAGATAGGTTAATATTTCATTACGGAGATGCTACATTATTTCAAATCATTAAGAAATATCATAGGTATGGCAAAAGCTTAAAAATGCTGAGAGGTACACCCTATCATAATTTTGTTACGATAAATAAGACTAAAAGAAATATATGCTTAGGGAATAAGCTCCTTCTCTACTTACTATATTTAGCTAGGGGGATTCCGTTTTTAATAGGGTATTTATTTATATAA